Genomic DNA from Pseudorasbora parva isolate DD20220531a chromosome 17, ASM2467924v1, whole genome shotgun sequence:
AAGTGCTGTGTTTTCCTGTGCATCTCCGAAAGGCTTCAGTTTTCCTGCAGAAATTAAAGAAGACAATAATTGTCAATTATTCCCTTGAAATTGTAATTGCAATTATTAGTTACgattatcacaatttacattgaatgATGTTTTGAATAGCTTTGTACCATTGTTTGAAGCATCAGCACGCTATATTTTTTGTATGGAAATCAAGCAGGAATTTTTTTTCCTGGAAACATTTTATTGCTTTTCTATAGTGTTAAACCTCAAATGTAAATGCATTGGTCATTGGTTTgatgatgataaaaaaaaaagtatatatatatatatatatatatatatatatatatatatatatatatatatatatatatatatatatatatatatatatatatgtggcaTTATGTTCCATAATTGTAATCAATCATGATTAGATATTGTATTAAATGTGCAGCCCAGGATACAATTTAATCCAAGAAAGTACTCCCTGACATGTTAGTTCTAGGcattacattaaatatttgtgtGAGAGTGTACATACCTTTGTGTGGTTTGTAGGTGAGTGGACGAGAGAGACTGGCCTTCAGATCAAATGCGTTCTTTTTGTTGGTACCAGGTGTGATTGAAATGCTGTTGTTCCCATTGAAAACAAATGGAGCAACtcctgcaaaaaacaaaacaacaaatgaAACCAACAGTTAATAAAAATCTGTtaaaaaactgcaaaaaaatgatGCAACAGAATGGCATTACCCATACCAGGTGTTTTATTGATGGCGTTGACACTTCTATTAAGTTCTGGTTTGGTTTTGGTAACATCAGATTTTCTCCCTGGAGTGGAGGTGAGAGGGACAAAAGGAGACATACGAGCTGGAGTCTTTACCAGCGAACGCTTGTATTCGTTATCTTGAGTCGCCTGCGAGAACCTAGAGGCAGAAACGAAAAGTTGAAAAGTCACTTTACATGTCAATGCTTGGCATTATCACCTATACTTAACTTGATCTCAATACtaaaagcattataaatgtaaGTGGATTTAAGCATACTGATGCATTTACCTCACATTGATTTTATTGGTGGTGAGGACGGTTGGCCTGAAGGTGGTGCTGTCCTTCAAGGCAGACTTGGACTGCTGAGTGAGCCTGCGTCTTTCTGGCACTGGTTTCTTCTCCTGCACACCAGGACTGAAGAGAGACACTCGGCTAGCTGGCATCTTCTAATGGGAGACGATAAAGTTTGCTTATAATTTAGGTCAAACTCTtctagaaatatttttttttttacacagtaCAACTCTCATTTAACAAGATGTGTGATTTCTTTCCAAAGTTTTAGAAAGATGTCACAATCAGGATGCATGTAAATTTAAAAAGTGAATTCTGACAGCTGATCTCTGAGCAGTTTGGTGACTTACAGTTTGAGCTTTTGTCTCGACCGATTTCATTAGCGTCTTTTCTGAAAGAGTCTgaaattacaaaaaacaaaactgaaaatctaGTGTGAACTCCAAAATGCTCAAAGTAAACTAGTGTTTTAGATTTagtattatttagtttttaaatcatattttgaattagcgcctgttaaatgtttatatttagcTTTTAGTAATGTTTATACATTTCCTAGTTTTAGTTTTCTATATATTTCCAGTTGGTaaattttcatttcattaaagtttttcatctaatatttctattttatttgagctttattttaattaacaaaaaaactGTTCCAGGTAATGATTGATGACCCTATGTCATTGTTACCTTCAGCTCCTTGACTGAATTCCTGAGCACCTCCATTTGTTTGTTCTTCCTTTGCACATAGGAATCAATGGACTCCAACTTTTTGAAATGAGCCTCATGGAGTTTTTTGAAATCTGGGAAATAAAGATTTGCAAATGAATTGCTGAGCTCAGAACATTTGGTTACAATTAAGCTCAGATTGAACCATCATCGATAACAAGAAACTGTCTTTTGGTTAAAAAATTACAGGTActggaaaatatattttgttttcacGTATAAAGTTTGAAGAATTGTATTACTAGGAGTTGTTGGCCGCAGTGTAGTTTTCCTCTTCATCAGACCTTCATGACGGGGGATTTTACCCACGGTTCTTCTCCCAACACCTGCAAGATAAATTCATTAATAAAAGTCATCACTGGATAAACTATACAagtacaaaataataaataactccCTCGTCTATTAGATTGTAATTAGAATGTTAATTAATCAATAATACCTACATACTCTCCATGAACAACTTTAAATTGAGTATATTATTCAAGCCTCACCTTTCACACTTGGCTCTGTAGAAGCATCTTCAGAGCCTTGTTTGGTTTCCCCAGAATCTAGAGCTTTCTCCGCAGTATCCTCTTTAGTAGAGATTTCAGCTGGAAGTAAAGCCTGCGCGTTCTTGTCTGAGGACACCTTCCTTCTCTTGGAGCCCCTTCGGCTCTCCTCTTGTGCCGGTTTTTCTTCAGTctaaatattacatataaaaatgtaattacacaATTATATAACCCCATATATATCAGAATAAAACATATGTTGATATGCGCATGTATACCGGAGCAGTGACAGGTGAAGATCCACTAAGCTTTCTCTTGGCAGTGCGGCCTTTTCCGCGGCGCTCGGTCACAAACGTCGCAGTGTGCTCGCCTTGCGCGTCCACGGGAGGGAGAGCATCGTGGTGCGCGTCGGCTGCATCATTCCCCTGCAAACAATACAGTGTTGCTTTCGTTATTGCAAAGCTTcatttttcaaacagattatGGGTGACAATACACAAAGATATTACTCACATTCTCAGATGTCTGCTGCTGTTGTTTTGAAAAGTGCTCTTTTAAAGCTTTCAACAGCTTTTCAGCCTAAAAGCAATCAAAACCGAGCATTTAGAAAACATGCAGCCACAAACGATTCGTTGTGATATAAGATAAATAACGTTAGAGCAAAATACGTCAACAATGTAGGccaatatatatacacacaccacACGCACATATCATTCAGTACACATGGGTTGCTGCAGGCAAACAGCACTGTATTACGTTACTTTAACTTAGTAAACGCGATTTACCTTCATATTCGCTTTCATTCCAACTTCTTTTGCGAGGCGCTGCAATTCCGCATATTTAAGCGAGTCCAAATCCATATTGTGGATAAATTTAATGTAAAGTAAACTGCAGAAATAAACTGCTGTAATATCAACTCTCTGACAAACAGATCGGTTTGTTTAGGTGGGATTGCCGTTTGAAAAATACCGTGTTTCAAAAACAGCCCTTTCCGTTGGATGATTGGTTGAGAAGTCCATGACGACAATGCACCATATCCAATAAGAAGTGGCGTTTATGTGTCGTTGGTTTTGATTGGCTTAAAGGCTTCGACAAAGCGGGGTTTGGTTGAGCGGTTTAGGGCGCCACCTAAAGTCCAAGCCAATAAATGAATAAACGTGGTTGCGTCTTTTGAACTTGTGTGAGCAGCTGAGCAGACAGCAGAACCTAAACAAAAGCTTAAGTAATAATGTCGAACAGCAATCGAAGTTTGCTCGAAAGCTCTTGTGATATCGGTCCATGTGACTCGACACAGTCTAACGTTAGCTCAATTGCAGATCAACTAAGAGCAGTGAAGGACAGAGAAAGATGTATGGTAGACTATAGGAATTGCAGTGTTCTACAATGCGTGACATGCAACACAGTGCTTGGAGACTCTCTCGGCATCTGCGGGGAAGTACAGAGCCTCCAGAGTATCATTTGTTTGAGTAAGTTGTAATTTACCTCATTTTAAAagcatacaaacaaaaaaatgtttttgcagGTAATGATTTGTACAATACACAACACGTGGGTGGATGCATTGTTATAACCACTGCTAAGACATTTTAATCTTTCCCTTTGCAGAAGTTAGTGATGATGTGAGGGTGAATAAAAAGCTGGAGCTGAGTTTGAAAGGCCAACTGGCTCCCTCGTAAGTATTGTTTCCAACCGTTTCAGCTCACGTCCAGAATGTATCGGATGTCCAATCATGATGTGATTTCTTTATCTGTAGCACCTACCAAGTCCTTCACTGTGCTGGTTGCCATGGTACTGTTGGCCTGATTCTTCACTCCACCCCAGAGCACCTGTCTGCTTTACGAAATCTCTTCCTTTTACGAAAAGAGCTGATAAACTGGTGGGAGTTTGTAGTAATGTgcactaattaaaatgatttaacatAATATGAAGGATTatgtcagatttttttaaaatggttgCATTACGACAGCCATGTTTTTGattgatatttttgttttatagttATATGCTAAGAAGTGGCACATGTGTGAAAGCCTCCAAACTTAACTTCAAACACAGACTCGTGGCCACAAATATTAAAGAGGTTAGTATGTCCTCGTGCATTCAGTGCTTACTGTACAGAGAGAACATTGTATTCTATTAACTTATATCTTAGGTTGCTTTAACAGCTTCTCATTTAATTTGTGGATTTTCTTTCTCCTTTTTTCCCAGCTGAAGCAGGATTTAGAAGCTCAGCTGAAGCAGGTGAAGATTCTGGAAGGAATGATGGAAAAAATGTGCACACACAATGTAAACTAAAGAAATGGCAGGCATGGAATATGTACAGCTCTCTTGTTGAAACGGtgttaaataaagtatatatatttttgtatcttgTCCTGAATAGGAGTTTGgtttttcaaaatgttaatgTGTGGAACTAGCTTTAttatatgttgtatttatttacattgtTCAGATGAAGGTTTTATAAATGGGAGAATATATATTGCAGGAAAAATGTCTTCTGTGACCTTTCACACTACTGAAAAACCATAACAGAACATTGAACAAAGGAAACAACACTTATGATTGGCACCATGCTGCTTTTTTATTGctaaaattttatatttttgtacaaAATCATGCGGGCGCATCTGTAGTGCATAGATCAGACTAAGCATAGAGTTTCACATTCAGAGGCAAAACCAGCAACACAAATTAGGTCAGCAAAGCATATACAGTAAACATTATTTGCACAGAACAAGATTAAGTCatcaaattgtatttttataataaattcaaCTTAaaattgttaaagggatagttcaccaaaaaatgaaaattcggtcATTTACTTgctctcaagttgttccaaatctgtttaaatttctttgttctgctgaacacaaaggaatatTTAGACTATATTGATTGACTTTATTTAGTCTGTAACCAAGCCAGTTTTGggcaccattgacttccatagtaggaaagaAAAATACTATGGAGGTCAATGATGCCCCAAAACATTTTAGTTTCCCTCATTCTTCAAACTATCtgcctttgtgttcagcagaaaatgGACATTTatacaagtttggaaccacttgagggtgagtaaatgacagaattttcatatttcagtgaactatccctttaaggctttGCTAAAACTTACTGTATTTGACTTTGCCTCTTGAATCACAGACTTGTAACAATTTAATTTTCATCATACAATGTTCAAATCCAAAAAGTATAATTTCTTAATGAATACATCTGTGAATAATTTACATTAGAGATAAACCTTTGGGATTTCATgcatttgaaaaagaaaatcacAACATTGGTCCACTCAGATTTATCACATTTCTGCATAAATGTTCAAGCAAAGCTCAATTATTGCATGCAGCACAAAACATTTCTTATCCATTTCTACCATGCACCagcaaatgttatttttttttgcagtcatattaaaaaatacatgtTAATTCCCAAATGGATCCTCTGTTTTGTGAAAGTTGTGGTATATTTACCAATGATTCATTGAGGAGTAATCAGAGTGAAACAATCTGCTACCCAGAACACTGCTCATATTgctattaatgaaaataaactAGAGATAAG
This window encodes:
- the oip5 gene encoding protein Mis18-beta, whose translation is MSNSNRSLLESSCDIGPCDSTQSNVSSIADQLRAVKDRERCMVDYRNCSVLQCVTCNTVLGDSLGICGEVQSLQSIICLKVSDDVRVNKKLELSLKGQLAPSTYQVLHCAGCHGTVGLILHSTPEHLSALRNLFLLRKELINCYMLRSGTCVKASKLNFKHRLVATNIKELKQDLEAQLKQVKILEGMMEKMCTHNVN
- the nusap1 gene encoding nucleolar and spindle-associated protein 1, yielding MDLDSLKYAELQRLAKEVGMKANMKAEKLLKALKEHFSKQQQQTSENGNDAADAHHDALPPVDAQGEHTATFVTERRGKGRTAKRKLSGSSPVTAPTEEKPAQEESRRGSKRRKVSSDKNAQALLPAEISTKEDTAEKALDSGETKQGSEDASTEPSVKGVGRRTVGKIPRHEGLMKRKTTLRPTTPNFKKLHEAHFKKLESIDSYVQRKNKQMEVLRNSVKELKTLSEKTLMKSVETKAQTKMPASRVSLFSPGVQEKKPVPERRRLTQQSKSALKDSTTFRPTVLTTNKINVRFSQATQDNEYKRSLVKTPARMSPFVPLTSTPGRKSDVTKTKPELNRSVNAINKTPGVAPFVFNGNNSISITPGTNKKNAFDLKASLSRPLTYKPHKGKLKPFGDAQENTALNKSQTVPSHQKNYKQHQVQTREGRRAKHTEERKQKKEKVLGARRGLVMA